The Streptomyces kanamyceticus genome window below encodes:
- a CDS encoding NAD(P)-dependent oxidoreductase: protein MNAHTNPAPVVNAHTTPTPVPVTVIGLGNMGAALAAALLDRGHPTTVWNRTPQKAKALVDRGARLAADPADAVAASPVVLACVLDDAALREILDPLAESGALTGKSLVNLTSTSPEGADEMSAWASTHGIGHLDGGIMTTPEGVGNPELMFLYSGSAEVFATYRPVLAALGDPIHLGTEPGLASLYDTALLGLMWATFTGWLHGTAMTGADGTRAEDFTAVALRWLNGAVAGFLTRYAGQVDAGHYPGDDATVDVQIATIGHLIHAAADRGVDNALPELLKATMERAAAAGHGGDSYASVIEVLRGGAAAKR from the coding sequence ATGAACGCACACACCAACCCCGCTCCCGTCGTGAACGCACACACCACCCCCACCCCCGTCCCCGTCACGGTCATCGGCCTCGGCAACATGGGCGCCGCCCTCGCCGCCGCCCTCCTCGACCGCGGTCACCCCACCACCGTCTGGAACCGCACCCCGCAGAAGGCCAAGGCGCTGGTCGATCGGGGCGCACGGCTCGCCGCGGACCCCGCCGACGCGGTCGCCGCGAGCCCGGTCGTGCTGGCCTGCGTCCTGGACGACGCGGCCCTGCGCGAGATCCTCGACCCGCTCGCGGAGTCCGGCGCCCTGACGGGGAAGTCCCTGGTGAACCTCACCTCCACCTCTCCGGAGGGGGCCGACGAGATGTCCGCGTGGGCCAGTACGCACGGCATCGGCCATCTCGACGGCGGGATCATGACGACGCCCGAGGGGGTCGGCAACCCGGAGCTGATGTTCCTCTACAGCGGTTCGGCCGAGGTCTTCGCGACCTACCGGCCGGTGCTCGCCGCCCTCGGCGACCCCATCCACCTGGGCACCGAGCCGGGCCTCGCCTCGCTCTACGACACCGCGCTGCTCGGCCTGATGTGGGCGACGTTCACCGGCTGGCTGCACGGGACGGCCATGACCGGCGCCGACGGGACGCGCGCCGAGGACTTCACGGCCGTCGCGCTGCGCTGGCTGAACGGCGCCGTCGCCGGTTTCCTCACCCGGTACGCGGGTCAGGTGGACGCCGGTCACTACCCGGGTGACGACGCCACCGTGGACGTACAGATCGCGACGATCGGCCACCTCATCCACGCGGCGGCGGACCGGGGTGTGGACAACGCGCTGCCCGAGCTCCTGAAGGCCACCATGGAGCGGGCCGCGGCGGCGGGTCACGGCGGTGACAGCTACGCGAGCGTCATCGAGGTACTGCGCGGGGGCGCGGCCGCCAAACGGTAG
- a CDS encoding GlxA family transcriptional regulator: MVVTEEIGLPSWELYELSIPLTVFGKPQPDLAEHWYDLRLCSTRESGAGEREGEGAGEKEGAGEGPRGGGDFGLSLRTPYGLDGLVGADTVVVTSVPDRCVEEGAPLPPGLADALRRAHAAGARMVSLCTGAFALAEAGLLDGRRATAHWMHTAQLAARYPEVTVDDSVLYVDDGDVLTSAGLTAGLDLCLHLVRRDLGAHVANQLARRMVVPAHRPGGQAQFIDLSVPATDDEGLGAVLEWARAHLDRPLTVDDLARRAALSPRTLYRRVQAATGTTPLQWLLNQRLARAQGLLESTDLPVEKIGELSGLGTANNLRHHFLKQVGVSPGDYRRAFFSGQDA; the protein is encoded by the coding sequence GTGGTCGTGACAGAGGAGATCGGGCTCCCGTCCTGGGAGCTGTACGAACTGAGCATTCCGCTCACGGTGTTCGGCAAGCCGCAGCCGGACCTGGCGGAGCACTGGTACGACCTGCGGCTGTGCTCGACGCGTGAGTCGGGGGCGGGCGAGAGGGAGGGGGAGGGAGCGGGGGAGAAGGAGGGAGCAGGGGAAGGGCCGCGGGGTGGTGGTGACTTCGGGTTGTCCTTGCGCACGCCCTACGGTCTGGACGGGCTCGTCGGGGCGGACACCGTCGTCGTGACCTCGGTGCCCGACCGCTGTGTGGAGGAGGGCGCGCCGCTGCCGCCCGGCCTCGCCGACGCCCTGCGCCGCGCCCACGCCGCGGGCGCCCGGATGGTCTCGCTGTGCACCGGCGCCTTCGCGCTCGCCGAGGCCGGTCTCCTCGACGGCCGCAGGGCCACCGCGCACTGGATGCACACCGCCCAACTCGCAGCCCGCTACCCGGAGGTGACCGTCGACGACTCGGTCCTGTACGTCGACGACGGCGACGTCCTCACCAGCGCGGGCCTCACCGCGGGGCTCGACCTCTGTCTGCACCTGGTCCGCCGCGACCTCGGCGCGCACGTGGCGAACCAGCTGGCCCGGCGCATGGTGGTGCCCGCCCACCGTCCCGGCGGGCAGGCGCAGTTCATCGACCTGTCCGTGCCCGCGACGGACGACGAGGGCCTGGGGGCCGTACTGGAATGGGCTCGCGCGCACCTGGACCGGCCGCTCACCGTCGACGATCTGGCGCGCCGCGCGGCGCTGAGCCCGCGCACGCTCTACCGGCGCGTCCAGGCGGCCACCGGCACGACACCGCTCCAGTGGCTCCTCAATCAGCGCCTCGCGCGGGCCCAGGGCCTGCTCGAATCGACGGACCTGCCGGTGGAGAAGATCGGCGAACTCAGCGGCCTCGGCACGGCGAACAACCTCCGCCACCACTTCCTCAAGCAGGTAGGGGTGTCGCCGGGGGACTACCGGCGAGCCTTCTTCAGCGGACAGGACGCCTGA
- a CDS encoding alkene reductase — translation MTTTSTTSTSPTTPATASSAPVESPLLSPARLGELRLPNRLVMAPMTRNRASADGVPLPVMATYYAQRATAGLIVAEAATPNAVGQTYANITAIHTDAHVAGWRRVTDAVRDAGGRMFLQLQHGGRIGHPDNSGLMPVAPSPVPLQDTVHTPSGHQPAVVPKELTVDEIRSTVADFAAAARRAIDAGFEGVEVHAANGYLLQQFLAKNTNQRTDAYGGPVAHRIRFVVEVVRAVAEEIGPERVGVRVAPGITVNGIEEGDTEDIYPALVDALAGIGQLAYLHVVFADPDTVLFKEIRANWSGTLIANPVLGWGGPLPADGGRGAGERLLAAGADLISLGRSFLANPDLVERMRVGAPLNPLNDKGLMYVGGAEGYTDYPTLTG, via the coding sequence ATGACCACCACCTCCACCACCTCCACCAGCCCCACCACCCCCGCCACCGCCTCCTCCGCCCCGGTGGAATCCCCGCTCCTGAGCCCCGCCCGCCTCGGTGAGCTGCGGCTCCCCAACCGGCTCGTCATGGCGCCCATGACCCGCAACCGCGCCTCCGCCGACGGCGTCCCGCTGCCCGTCATGGCCACGTACTACGCCCAGCGCGCCACCGCCGGACTCATCGTCGCCGAGGCCGCGACGCCGAACGCCGTCGGACAGACGTACGCCAACATCACCGCCATCCACACCGACGCGCACGTGGCGGGCTGGCGGCGGGTCACCGATGCCGTGCGGGACGCGGGCGGGCGGATGTTCCTGCAACTGCAGCACGGCGGGCGCATCGGGCACCCGGACAACAGCGGTCTTATGCCGGTCGCGCCCTCGCCGGTGCCGTTGCAGGACACCGTGCACACGCCGAGCGGGCATCAACCAGCGGTCGTACCAAAGGAGTTGACGGTCGACGAGATCCGTTCGACCGTCGCCGACTTCGCGGCAGCAGCGCGGCGGGCGATCGACGCGGGTTTCGAGGGCGTGGAGGTGCACGCCGCCAACGGCTACCTCCTCCAGCAGTTCCTCGCGAAGAACACCAACCAGCGCACCGACGCCTACGGAGGTCCGGTCGCGCACCGCATCCGGTTCGTGGTGGAGGTGGTCCGTGCCGTCGCCGAGGAGATCGGCCCGGAGCGGGTGGGCGTGCGCGTCGCGCCCGGCATCACGGTCAACGGCATCGAGGAGGGCGACACCGAGGACATCTATCCGGCGCTCGTCGACGCACTCGCGGGGATCGGCCAACTCGCCTACCTGCACGTCGTCTTCGCCGACCCGGACACCGTCCTCTTCAAGGAGATCCGCGCGAACTGGTCCGGCACGCTGATCGCCAACCCGGTGCTCGGCTGGGGCGGACCGCTGCCCGCCGACGGCGGCCGGGGCGCGGGCGAGCGGCTGCTCGCCGCCGGGGCCGACCTGATCTCGCTGGGCCGGTCCTTCCTCGCCAACCCTGACCTGGTCGAGCGGATGAGGGTCGGCGCGCCGCTCAACCCGCTCAACGACAAGGGCCTGATGTACGTGGGCGGTGCCGAGGGCTACACCGACTATCCGACGCTGACCGGCTGA
- a CDS encoding MFS transporter, whose protein sequence is MFLTGFAALAVVPTLPLAARDLDGVALYPLVAGCFVAASLLGGVLGGDWADRAGARGPLAAGVALAVATLLISAASTSIWQLAAGRFLDGLAAGMIAVAVNTAVAQTYPDRLRPRALSLMSTCWIIPSLTGPPLAGLVAEWWSWRAVFYGLAAVTVLPAIAVVVLLRGGAGSGPGRTTEGETADEAPGKALGEAPGKALGEAPGKALGEAAGQVSREVPGEVAGNADGEAGEGAAGKADRAAAGQELREAPGEASRKDADGVASGVDRVRPSLVVAAAVSVGAALGQYAASGWDLLHLLCGAGGFAVLGVFAARLLPPRTWRAARGLPASVLLRGLASGAFFTLEAFVPLYLVTERHAAPLVTGLAFTGAAVAWAAASWVQGHLLAGRPRHRLVVIGALIMAAAVALAALSTLSGLFGPGATGTALAASAMPAAAIGMGLLTPSLTLLSLGHSPPDRQGYASAAMQTTQNLGQVTVMAVASALFTAAGALAATPGPGYTTAFALLLAPSLLVALLAARAREA, encoded by the coding sequence ATGTTCCTGACCGGTTTCGCCGCGCTGGCCGTGGTGCCGACGCTGCCGCTGGCCGCGCGGGACCTGGACGGGGTGGCGCTCTACCCGCTGGTGGCAGGCTGTTTCGTGGCCGCGAGCCTGCTGGGCGGGGTGCTCGGCGGCGACTGGGCGGACCGGGCGGGGGCACGCGGGCCGCTGGCCGCGGGCGTCGCGCTCGCCGTGGCGACGCTGTTGATCTCGGCGGCCAGCACCTCCATCTGGCAACTGGCCGCGGGCCGCTTCCTGGACGGCCTCGCCGCCGGAATGATCGCGGTCGCGGTCAACACGGCCGTCGCCCAGACGTATCCCGATCGTCTGCGACCGCGCGCGCTGTCCCTGATGAGCACGTGCTGGATCATCCCGTCCCTCACGGGCCCGCCGCTCGCGGGCCTGGTCGCGGAGTGGTGGTCGTGGCGCGCGGTGTTCTACGGCCTGGCCGCGGTGACGGTGCTTCCGGCGATAGCGGTGGTGGTGCTGTTGCGCGGGGGCGCGGGGAGTGGACCTGGCCGTACGACGGAGGGGGAGACGGCCGACGAAGCACCCGGGAAGGCGCTCGGCGAAGCACCCGGGAAGGCGCTCGGCGAAGCACCCGGGAAGGCGCTCGGCGAGGCGGCCGGGCAAGTGTCTCGGGAGGTGCCCGGCGAGGTGGCCGGTAACGCGGACGGTGAGGCAGGTGAGGGCGCGGCCGGGAAGGCAGACAGGGCGGCGGCCGGGCAAGAGCTTCGGGAGGCGCCCGGTGAGGCGTCCCGGAAGGACGCCGATGGCGTGGCGAGTGGCGTGGACAGGGTGCGGCCCTCGTTGGTCGTTGCCGCCGCGGTGAGCGTGGGGGCCGCGCTCGGGCAGTACGCCGCTTCGGGGTGGGATCTGCTCCATCTCCTCTGCGGAGCGGGCGGGTTCGCGGTGCTCGGGGTCTTCGCCGCGCGGCTCCTGCCGCCCCGCACCTGGCGCGCGGCCCGCGGTCTGCCCGCGTCGGTGCTGCTGCGCGGCCTGGCCTCCGGAGCGTTCTTCACGCTGGAGGCGTTCGTCCCGCTGTACCTCGTCACGGAACGGCACGCCGCCCCCCTGGTGACCGGACTCGCGTTCACGGGCGCCGCCGTGGCCTGGGCCGCCGCGTCCTGGGTCCAGGGCCACCTGCTCGCCGGACGGCCCCGGCACCGCCTGGTGGTGATCGGCGCGCTGATCATGGCGGCAGCCGTGGCGCTGGCCGCGCTCAGCACGCTGTCGGGCCTGTTCGGGCCCGGCGCCACGGGCACGGCGCTGGCCGCTTCGGCGATGCCCGCCGCCGCCATCGGCATGGGCCTGCTGACCCCGTCGCTCACCCTCCTCTCCCTTGGCCACAGCCCCCCGGACCGCCAGGGCTACGCGAGCGCCGCGATGCAGACCACCCAGAACCTGGGCCAGGTCACGGTGATGGCCGTCGCGTCGGCCCTGTTCACCGCGGCCGGTGCGCTCGCCGCGACGCCGGGCCCCGGCTACACCACGGCCTTCGCCCTCCTCCTGGCCCCGTCCCTCCTGGTCGCGCTGCTCGCGGCACGAGCCCGCGAGGCCTGA